Sequence from the Macrobrachium rosenbergii isolate ZJJX-2024 chromosome 26, ASM4041242v1, whole genome shotgun sequence genome:
GTTCCTTGTATGTTTTCAAGACGAATTTCAAGAACTGGACGAAGGTAATCTTTGGTTTGAGGACACGGTACAAGCGCTCATATTCCTCCACTGAGTATCTGCAAGTACAACAGAGACATAACCTACTGCAGAACTTCTTGGGCTCATTCGGTGAAAATTTCAAAGACAACCAGTCATCTGTAATCCACACAAGAGATCCTGGGATCGAAAGACACATTCACACAGAAGAATACAGCCACACATTTACTTACAAAACACTGGGATCAATTGGGTCTTTCATCCCAACTTTGACATGGGTGTCAGGGGCCACCAAACTGTTGGCAAAGAGGGCAGGGAGCCAGAATTGATGGAACCTCTCATGCCAGTCGCTTCCAGCTAGCCTCTGGTGAGAGAAGAAAGCCAAGTTTTCACATCCTGTACATATTAGTGTCAATCCGTTACTTTCAGCAGGGCATGATGGCTTTTCAGACTTCAAGTGTGACCCACTGCCACTCACACCAGGCTCCAGATGCTTGTTGTAGATTTCCAAGAATTGATATTCTAAGATAAGGTTATTACCCGTTAAAGCCTTGTGGCCCTCTGtgaaaggaacttttttttgtaaaagtgcAATCTTAGGTAAGTGCTTcaagaaatacaagaaatgataaaattcctgCCACTAACCTGTATCCGGATAAGAACTTTTTTCCTGACAAACGTCTAGTTATACTTTACTTAAATTCAAGGAATATTTACTATTTGGGAAAAAGTACTGGATATATCTACAGTTTACATGTACCAAGGAGAGGAGCCAGAGGTCGTTTAGGGCCACTGATCTGAAATGCTATATATGGTAGAAAACCTCCACAAATTTTTCTGTCTtggtaaaacaaagaaaaagtgattACAACTGGACCCTCATTCTGCAACAAGCCTAACAGATGTGGGAACCCCACTCATTCCCAGCAGGAAGCTTGGGTTGACCATAATATGAACAGGACCTTGCACTCAAAGTATTATACATCCCAGAGTCACTGGGATGAATTGTGAGGCTGATGGCGGTGAAGGTTGCTGAACCAAAACTACTAGTCAACCTACCTTGCGTACCTTCTCTTCGTAAAGAGATCTGTGCGGAGGCATAGGCTTCCCATCATTGTACTTGTTACGAAAGGCTGATACCAATCGAGTCAGCGGGTGCCTTGTGAGAGAGAAACACTTTTtgtttactgtaatacagtactgtGGATATAAACCTCATCTATTTTCATGGACAGTATATTACGGCAATGATTTggttcctcattgggtgggtgggtaccgttctcagctagcactctgctggccccacgttcaaatctcccaccggccaatgaagaattagaggaatttatttctggtgatagaaattcatttcttgttataatgtggttcggattccacaataagctgtagatcccattgctagataaccaattggttcttagccacgtaaaataaatctaatccttcgggccagccctagcagagctgttaatcagctcagcgttctggttaaactaaggtatgcttaaggCAATGATTTTGAATCCTGAGTCAGGCAGAACAGAGACTAAGTAGAAGCTATGCTTGGTGGCTATCTCACCCAACATCCTGATAAACAACGGTCCAGTTTACCTCACTGTTATTATCTTGGAAGATGACTTGACATCCTTTACAACAGCGCCAAAGGGTCTCTCCAAAAAAGCCTTCCTGGTGTCATCCTGGTCAATAGGTACATTAAAGGGCGGCCCCTTGTTCACTCGCCTGAGATGTGCCCTCCATGTTGATGACGCTGACTGTGCAAAATAATGTTAGTGAGAACTCTTCCCCTTGGCACCTTATTTGGAACTTATTCCTCTGACAGAGTACAGCGTCAACTATAAGCATGTTTAGTAACTTTGGCATTTGCAAAAATGTTTTCTGCATGAGTAAAATGATGTTTTCATTCACAACTTCTCAACTTTTATCATTCTATCTTCTTCAGAGCTACAGATTCTACCCAGCCATAAAATACAAATGATGATACCAAAGGAGAAGAAAATAGGCCTGCTCATTAGAATATATGAGGTGATTTTGAGTGAACAAGTTATTTTCTGTGCAAATATTCAGGGGTACAGTATTCAGTTAAACTAGATATGAACAACCCTGGTTATGTAATTGTAAATCAGTGACGTAGTGTATTTACCCATCACTTACAAACAGCCTTGTTTGACGAATGAaagctaatgttttttttttatttagatatggAAGTTTAATAACAAATTCCCTCATGGGGACTTATACTCTATTATCTAAACTCTATAGATGACAGAACACTTTATctacattttaaattaaaaacagaaaaagggatTTCCTAACAAAATTCTTTACTTGGTGAATAGAGGCTCATCCGAAAGCCCCCTCATTTGCTGAATGGGCCATTAACAGCATATTCCAATTCCTAGTGATAAGATGCTTACAAAACACAGCCTGTACATACTAACATACTATGTTCTCTAGACTGAGATAACTTCCATTTTGGCAAACGAATGTttcctgaatatttgaatattaagtGAATCATTTACCTGACATTCAGTTACTCAACATAAAATCATTCATCATATCAAGAGGCATTTTAAATATACGTCAAcgttatacataaaaatagtgTTCAATTTTGTACATCATACTACTGTATCTATTCCTTCTAAAATAAGGGTGATAACTCATTTTCCAGCTGCAAAATACTTTTCATAGATAAAGCACATTACCTTAAACAGCATTTTCTTGTCTGCTGTTTTGGGGTAGTTAAAGCTGCAGTTCATTAACAGCATTTTATACAGCAGgacacatgcttatatatatatatatatatatatatatatatatatatatatatatatatatatatatatatatatatatatatatatatacagtatatatcccaCTTCATAGAATGTGATgactatccatttatttattttttctgagagtAACACATTGAGTCTGTCCATTTAACTATCACAAAATCCTAAACATGAGAATGTAGAGCAATCTAGCATAGCTGACATATCATGACTGACTGGTTGATTGATTATGAATGTACAATGCAATCTGATGAAGAATAAAATGCTAGGCTTAACTTCTCCCTAACTTATTCATTTGGTctaaacaaaacaagaatttgAATACTTTACTTTCACTGcacttttaaaggaaaacttgGACTGACCTCCAACTGACCTTGGCCACAGTGCAGACAGATGTGTTATACTGGTGAAAGAAGTACATGCGATAAGTGAGGATGCTTTGGACATGGCAGGCCTGGAAACCTTCACTCTTGCATACTTCAAGAAGAGTTTCCCTGCGTGTTCTCAGCCGCTGGGCAACAGGgtcttcttcctccacctcctcttccttctccaacacctcctcctcctcttcttgagGTAGGTCTAGGGCCCCCTCACCACCTTCAGAGGCTGTTAGCGACTCCCGAAGGCTGTTTCCAGGGGCAAACGCCCCATCAATgctgttctcctcctcctcctcctcctgaggtGTGTCTAGGGCCCCCTCACCATCTCCAGAGGCTCTCAGCGTCTGCCGAAGGCTCTTTCCAGGGGGAAACATCCCACCCTTGGTGGATTCCAGCCCAGACGGCCTTGAAGAAGAATTCTCGCTCAAGCCACTTTCCAGAACAGACCGAAACTCAGAGGAAAACTGCTCATGTAAACCTCTGGAGAAATCCTGGGAGCTCTTCTCGATCTGCCGTTGTTGGATAGTTTTGTAGCAGACGAGATAAAAAAGagtggaaatgaagaaaatggtgGTGAGGCAGAAGGAGAAGGGTGATGGGTGAATTATTCTTGAAAGATtcattgtaaaagttttgttgtgTTGGTTTTACTACCCTGAAAGAGCAAGATGGATAAGAATGATGCTGTTCTTCTAGAAGATAGTTTAGGGGATTATGATGATAAGATCCTTATCAGGtgcataaatatacaaagaataaGTGTATCAACttctgacacacaaacacacatacaacgTCActgaccatcggaaaaggaatctgctggagATGGTGTTTACTGAAGCCACGTGCACCAGGAATGTTAACCTCCACCCTGGATtaatcccttgatcctttgtccctgtctttttttgtttaaagaacatgctgcccagattaacaaactgtaaccctgcccaCCCCTTCTGTTTTTGCATATAAAGCTCtgccaacttcttttgtattcagtttgaacctgaaaatgtagaatgaaccacgaaagtacttgttcaaagtcccggttttaaCTCACCCTCTTATGTGGATTTTGTGACATTCTCAAGCACgagttccttcgtgctgcattggatacaagagtgtgtgtgtgtgtgtgtgtgtgtttactaacacacaacacaaactgtttctttacttttaaatCATCAATAAATCACGTCGTCAGACACGACCAAAACATTAAGAGATCACTTTTACTTGTAGGAAAATTTGCAACGGCGCGCAAAGTAATTACTATTCACTCACGGCTCACGAAGAACGATTTGCGCAAGGTGAACCTCCACCTTGGTAGTAAATTAAATACAGcctataaataaaacaaggagCAATGAATTAGTTTGGTCTGTTTTATAGAGAGACTGAAAACTTGTCATGTCAATCATTATGTTAAAAGTGCTTGAAAATACATTACagtcacattttctctttttcttgtcatGTTCACTGTGGGTGTgtgtacattaataataataataataataataataataataataataataataataataataataataataataataataataatagtaatttatcCTCTGCTATCATGCCATCTTGTTCACAACAACAGAATAAAAACCACAGAAATATTCTCCACTTATGTTAAAAGTTCACCATCTGCTAAAAACACACTCTAGTGCCTAAAATCACCGAAGTTGACCCCAGGTCAGATATACCACTAGCGTAAATACAACTCCTAGCTTGAACCAAGGACACAGCAGAGTGCCAAGGACCATCTAAACACAGGGCTCCACTACACAAGTGCCACCTCTAGGTCTGACGTCTGATGGAATAATCTTTAGAGCACCAAATCCCACCCTGGACAGTGTGTCAGTAGTGAATAAGCTACTACTGACGACTAATGGCAACGGAATCTCACCTGGGATGAGGTTAAAATTGGGGGTTTTGATCATAAGGCATCCTAGTGACTGATCTTTTGATTCGTATTCTTCACACCTGTGCGGACAGGTGAGTTTTATACAACTCCTGAACAGTGATACACATTACTGAAAAACAGATTCTCTGACCATCTGGTTTAAGggtgatatttgatttttaacCTTAGCTGATGTTAAATtgacattctttatatatattttcactactGAATTCAACCAAAGTTCATAAAACCGACTTTCTGGTCCCTTGATCTAAAGGTGATTGGGGTTTAccttaatgtataaaatatttaagcGCCTTTTAACGCTTCGAATTTGATGTTTAGTCAGACGTTACACACCCGATGGTTTGATGAATAGGTCATGTCCAGAATCGGTGGGTCCACTCAATCATGTGTAAGAAATAGGCATGTgaaattatctgaataatatttAGCCGCTAATCGACacaaaaaatttcagtttcatatatttcttcttttttagaaGGAAATCCTACCTGAATGATTCTTTTTGCTTTGACTCACGAAAGGGGAGTTTAATCTCACAATGTATATCGGAAAATAGGTTCCAGAATTGGTGTtatcagtgaaattattattatcattcagaagacgaaccGTCTTCATATtcacaagcccaccaaaggggcaacactgacttgaaattcgagctcccaaagaatattaaggtgttcgttaggaagaagtaagaggagataaaataaatacaggaagtagagatcccactcacttattaaaaaaaattaattaataaactgcAAAATGAACAGGTCCGTTTATACTGGCATCATCTTTGCCTTTCCAGAATGACGTATATATCAATTACAAGCTCATCAACActttaattatacttttattcTCCTATCTCTCTTTTCCAGCTTGTAACCCTGCGAATGTGTGGACATGTTAACTGTGAGCACATTAACCCcgtccagactctctctctctctctctctctttgaaaagttAATTAATTCTTTTGTCACTGATCATCGACAACCACAACACGAGTGTCTTGGTGCTGGTACTaggtcaataaatgaataaatgatgttatatatacagtatataaagtatatataatatatatggacatacatacatatatatatatatatatatatatatatatatatatatagtatatatactataatattttatatatatatatatatgtataatgtagaataatttcattatgaagaaataacttcattatttataaaagatgGTTTGTGGTGAGGCCCACCCCTAAAAATATTAATCCCTTATACagtaattaatattatcattaaccaGTTTAACAGCTAACCTTTCCCTGCATTAAGCTTgcacaaatattaaacaaatatagctAAAGGcaagcaaattttaaaagcatCACACACACTGAGAAGATAGGCAGTAACCGTAACGCCCAGACTTTCCAACGCTTATTGCTCAGTTCAAGGAAATTAACATCACGTTCCAACGCTTAATATCAGTTTCAAATACTCATAAAAATAGGTAAGTAATATCTTTGTTCAAATACAAATCTCTGGCCAAGAAGGAAATGACTGATTAAGTTTAAACGGTGAATATCGAAGGAATTCATTTTCGAGGCCAAACGCTTCTTGATAACTGAATTAgaccgatgtttttttttttttttttttttagagttcgAATTCTTTTGTCAGCTTCAAAGAATGGActgaatatttgaaatgaaaacgtgACAGAGACCTTGAATGCATACTTATCATAACTGACATTCAACGAAAtgtcaagaaaatataataatacaaaatttgaaatgagacattatataaaaaaaaaaggcttaccgCAATGGAGATGGGAAACTGATCACTGATACAAAAGTGTGATGTGGAATGGGGAAAGTATGAAGACGGGAGTGTGAAGGGTGTTTCACGCTAGTGTGAACGGTATAGAGGGAAGTGTGACTGTGGGGTGGAAAAAGTGTGAaaggtgggtggggtggggaggtcACTGGGGTGGGTTCGAAGTGTAAAAAAGTGTGAAAGGGGGATAGGGGCATATTAGTAGCcaaagaagagaaagtatgaaataTACACGATAAAGTGTGATAGCCAAGGTGCAAAGAGTTGCGCAGAAGTGGGAAGTGTTCTGGAAAGTGTGAAACTGGCCTTTAAATAATGTTGGTAGCGACACATTTCTCGTCACCAAGGCCATACACGCAACGGGAGTTTCTCAGGCCGCGTTCAGTTAGTAGACGTGACAAACACCCCGTTCTATATAAAGCTTTTCTCAAGACACTGAGCGAAAAGAACCACAATTCTACGGCGCCGTTCATTAGGGCTAATGACCAGAAAACGTCTCAATGTCTAAATGACAGAAACCGTCTAATTCTACGGCGCAGTTCAGGAATTCTAACATATATAGGTCTAGGCGCCGTTCAGTTTAACTGCCCTATATAACATACTATATCTCGCTCTCAGGCGCAGTTCAGTTGGCCAACGCGTGACAGGTGACCTTTCTAAATCCGATCAATAAATCATATGCTAATCACAACGTGCGAGTAAAACGGGGATCCGAGATTCATTCACATGTACGTAAAGATGCTTTTTGAAATGCCCATACGACTCGACAGGTGTCTGATTAAGtattaattatgaataaacaTATAATCACACCTACGAACATATATGCATACGGTGCTGACGTactgagtgtgtatatgtatataggtatgtatatatgtatttaagcaCACACTTTCCAACTTAATGTAAAACATGAACTGAAATCATATAGGCCTATAAGAAGAGAGAAACCTGTATGCCAAAAAATTGGAACAGTATTACAAAAGTCGCCatttaaaacaacaaattaaCTAGGCCTAATTAAGCCTAAACAAAAGAAGAGTTAAaaaaagacacaagaatgaaatcAAATATGACCAGAATCGAACCTAGGTCTAGAATTAGCGCTGGCGTTCGTATAGCCGATGATGACGTCACAGTCGCCATGCCACCGACACAATGACAAGTGTAATTAACTAGACCTAGACAAGAGAATATCTTATTTAATGAACATTGGCATTAAATCAATTATTTAACTATTAACTCGAGTCGAGTCGAACCCAGGACTAGAGTCAGCACTAGTGTATATACACGAAGCCAATGATGACGTCACAGTCGTCATGACGGCGACACAATAACAATCACTTAAGAACCATGGCAATCGGATAACTTGAGATTAGTCTGTGACGAACAAGGATGTGAAACAGACGCcgtctctctgcctgtctgttaAGGAAGTTTCTTGCTATCGTTCTAGAGAACCGAGAAGGTAAGAGTCGGAATAAAAAAGAGCTGTTTTCTGTTGGCGAAGGTTCCATTTGAACACGCTCTTGTGGCCACTATAGCAGCCCTGAACTGACTGACTGGATTTGTTTACGTATTATCTGGCGTCGCAAAAGGTAGGGTAATCGAGACCGAAAGTAGAACGGGCTGAAATCTTCTACTACTTATTTGACGTGAATCCTGAAATCTACGAGCCCAAGTTTCTTACGTGTTCCCATCGTGTCTTATATTCGAAGCCTGAATCCGAAcgtttttgtgtaaatatttgtcttttcttaaTTCGATTTCGGTCTAATATAAAAAtgtgcaatttatatatatacataaatatatatatattatatatataatgtaattgtaataactacaatgcccactagatttatatacttacacacacacacacacacatatatatatatatatatatatatatatatatatatatatatatatatacaatatatcaaaatatatatatatatatatataaggatatatatatatatatatatatatatatatatatatatatatatatatatatatatatatatatatatatttcgtctaTATGTTCTTACTTATTATACCTAGGAAAGTAAGACACAGACATAACACAATAACTGATGGAAGAAGGTTCTACAGAGGTGAACGTAAATCACACGAATTATCTGTTTTGGCGAATAAACAACGATAAAACAACAGTAGCAAacgcaacaacagcagcaaactCAACAACAACTGCGAAACAACATCAGGTGGTCACCAGGCACTGGTCTGCTTTcgtgaatttatatttatttacagttgcGAGGGGCAACgcaggacgaggaggaggaggaggaggaggaggaggaggaggaggaggaggaggaggaggaggaggaggaggaggaggtggagggggttgTCCAGTACACGCTATCCCGAATTAAATCCTCCACTTTTATTTTCGTATGATTTTTCAGAAGTTACAGtgaaatatatagtgtatatacaatttaaataaataacttcatTGCTTTGGGCATTAGTTTTCTTATAATTGGGatcaatttagagagagagagagagagagagagagagagagagagagagagagagagagagagatactccgtTGGTTTTAGGTCATATTATGAATCGTTGTCACTTGTACTAGATCGTTAACGTATGCTGCAAGCGACCCTTGTCACTGTTACGCCAAAACAAATACATTACAGGCAATCAACCATTCTGAATCCTGTTCCTGATATTcagaaagcctctctctctctctctctctctctctctctctctctctctctctctctatatatatatatatatatatatatatatatatgtatatatatatatatatatatatatatatatatatatatatatatatatatatatatgtatatatatatatatatatatatatgtatatatatatatattatatatatatatatatatatatatatatatatatatatatatatatatatatatatatatacagtcaactcCACATTCCCAGATGGGAAGCACGGATGCCATCTCGCTCACCCTGTCATTCTCCGTCGGGAGGCTCCTGGCAACTCTTCTCCTCCTGGCTGCCGCGAGAACAGCCTGGGCGAAACCTGGCACCTTCAACACGAGCGTGAGCCTGGAGAACAAATGGCTGCCCAATCCTATGCAGACCGTCAACATCATGGCACCTGAAGACTGTTTGAAATACTGCTATAAGGTGAGGATTTCCTTCATGAACTTGACTTGAATTCAAGAGTTAAACACCACTGCATTAAGGTGCTATGCGTCTTCTCGTAGACTTGTCTTGTATTCAGGAGTTGAACTGATGAAGAATAAATATCAAGGGTCATGAACTGACCACAGTGTTTCTAACTTTTGTTTTAGTGGTATTTAAGGAAATATGTTCTTGcttaatatattttgcattaagATGAGGTATTTCCTTGTGAACTTGTCTTGTATTCAGGGGTTAAACTAATGAGTAACAAGTGTCAAGGGTCATGAACTGCCCACAGTGCTTCCAAGTTTTGTTACAGTGGTATTTAGGGTAGTATGTTCTTCCTTATTGTAACTGCATGCAGTGCCTAGACTCTTGTTGCTGTAACATTCATGATATTATATGCCAGCACATCATACATGCAGGATTTTGAGGAATTAAGTTGAGCATCTCTGAGCCAAAGATCAGAGATTAATTTCAACGTTTTTGAAGCGTAGGATTAAAAATCAATCTAAGCAGTTCTGGAGCAAAGATTTACAATTAACTTGAGCACCTTCCAAGCATAGACTGAATATTTACCTTAATTACAGTTGAAGCAAAACTTAGACTATATATGACTACGCATACCTTTCGTAAGTCCAGCATTTCACAGGCTTACCTTAGGCAGAGTCTACTATTATTGACCTGAACATCCcagaaatggaatattttacCAACATTTTCCAAGTTATATGTGCCATTTTTTTCACTCACATTACCCCCATTCCCTCATCAGACTTTACGTCTGCCTTCCTACTTCTGTTTGTTCTATTGCTTTCCTTATTCACTAAATTCAAGCTGGTCTTCCTACTAATAAGACCCTCAATATGACTTTCTAGTCTGCCTTCCCAATTCCAAAATCCCTTAAATTTATACTAGTACTACCTTCCTCACCCATTAATCTCAAGCTGGAAGACATCCACTGAACTCAAGGTGGTCTTCCTGCTAGTAAGACCCTCAACGTCTGTCTCTTTGTACCCATTTCCAGCATCCGACTTGCGACGCATACGCAGTGTCAGCCTTCGAGAGGAAGTGCCGCATGTATGAGCTGGTGCCGGGAGTGCCGCCTGTCAAGAACAACGGCTACAGGATTTACATCAGGATGAAGAGTAAGCTGGTGGTGTCTTTTCAGCATTCCTTTCCTAGGCTAAAACCTTCCCCTCTATTCTGGTCTGTGAATTGGTATAATCCTCACTGAAGTGAAACCTCTCTCCTTgatgtgtgcgagtgtgtgtgtcaTTATTGTCCATCCATTTACAGCGTGCAGCAACTCTGATTTGTGCTGcacatttaatttacatttaaacagCTTCCACACTTCCCATTCGTGAGTCGTCCCCATAaaggaactgactgactgatATCTGAAACtttggctgtcaagccaagcactggtgcACTCGGCCATTCAACGCCATTCGGTGAAAAGAAGAACttaagagtggttggaca
This genomic interval carries:
- the LOC136852932 gene encoding carbohydrate sulfotransferase 12-like gives rise to the protein MNLSRIIHPSPFSFCLTTIFFISTLFYLVCYKTIQQRQIEKSSQDFSRGLHEQFSSEFRSVLESGLSENSSSRPSGLESTKGGMFPPGKSLRQTLRASGDGEGALDTPQEEEEEENSIDGAFAPGNSLRESLTASEGGEGALDLPQEEEEEVLEKEEEVEEEDPVAQRLRTRRETLLEVCKSEGFQACHVQSILTYRMYFFHQYNTSVCTVAKSASSTWRAHLRRVNKGPPFNVPIDQDDTRKAFLERPFGAVVKDVKSSSKIITVRHPLTRLVSAFRNKYNDGKPMPPHRSLYEEKVRKRLAGSDWHERFHQFWLPALFANSLVAPDTHVKVGMKDPIDPSVLYSVEEYERLYRVLKPKITFVQFLKFVLKTYKEQKPDAHWKPYYHVCCPCYFDYDYITKVETLSEDLEHIFKKIGIPANPDTSKNQERDSVDSIYSDYKYYRNVPMALKREIYKHLKHDMDLFGYNLPKNFIT